From Leptospira stimsonii, a single genomic window includes:
- a CDS encoding OmpP1/FadL family transporter, whose translation MQKAKKIDFRKHSKILLFVCIVFLMGFSSLFGVGLFQPSHNTRYAGMGGVNLAIGGSPMDIATNPANLTKSPKGGLEFGIGLPYIRSTYKDQLVDPNPDYAYNNSQNYNILAPLPYFGWNVPITNRLHYGVGVYIPGGGNGQVDGILRVTPNGQSFRDWSGLDIPGPIGDSKKIKEDLLTTFYVVKMTNALAYQFGNLSVGLGIEAIYSKQIAYQRFYDITHTVEVPGQGFDYRSRNAYSMGAIFGLTYAFTDWFKVAYSYQARNILPLDGGMQIGIGDANNYRRTGVSATFNLPEKHGVGFSFGGENFRVGIDFLYYNYNSYNQTFKQTLEDSWFPTAFGKTNTISQNIAYHDSWAGAIGVEYKTDSFAYRSGYRYNTGVVRSEGMSALQAGIMVQQLATLGISFLSGNWSFDFAVNYLFSRKIEASQGNDWAVLHSVFNANDIRVLNYTQSLQSDVPALLFGASYRFQ comes from the coding sequence ATGCAAAAAGCGAAAAAAATTGATTTCCGGAAACATTCAAAAATCCTTCTTTTCGTATGTATCGTTTTCCTGATGGGATTTTCTTCCCTGTTTGGGGTCGGTTTATTCCAACCTTCGCATAATACGCGCTATGCGGGAATGGGTGGTGTAAATCTCGCGATCGGCGGTTCTCCTATGGATATCGCCACCAATCCGGCGAATCTAACAAAAAGTCCAAAGGGCGGCCTGGAATTCGGAATCGGACTTCCGTATATTCGCTCCACGTATAAGGATCAACTCGTCGATCCAAATCCGGATTACGCCTATAATAATTCTCAAAATTATAATATTCTTGCACCTTTGCCTTATTTCGGATGGAACGTCCCGATCACCAATCGTTTGCATTACGGTGTGGGAGTATACATTCCGGGAGGAGGAAACGGACAAGTTGACGGGATTCTTCGGGTGACGCCTAACGGACAATCGTTTCGAGATTGGTCCGGACTCGATATTCCCGGACCAATCGGGGACAGTAAGAAGATCAAAGAAGACCTTCTTACCACATTCTACGTCGTGAAGATGACCAACGCGTTGGCATATCAATTCGGAAATTTATCCGTGGGACTCGGAATAGAGGCGATCTATTCCAAACAGATCGCCTATCAACGATTTTACGATATTACACACACAGTGGAAGTGCCCGGACAAGGTTTCGATTATCGAAGCAGAAACGCCTATTCGATGGGAGCGATCTTCGGACTTACCTATGCATTCACTGATTGGTTTAAGGTAGCTTATTCTTACCAAGCTCGGAATATTCTTCCACTCGACGGTGGGATGCAAATCGGTATCGGAGATGCAAACAACTATAGAAGGACCGGTGTTTCCGCCACCTTCAATCTTCCTGAAAAACACGGAGTTGGATTTTCTTTTGGCGGTGAGAACTTTCGTGTTGGAATCGATTTTCTCTATTACAACTACAATTCTTACAATCAAACCTTCAAACAAACTTTGGAAGATTCTTGGTTTCCTACCGCATTCGGAAAAACGAATACGATCTCGCAAAACATCGCTTATCACGACTCTTGGGCCGGAGCGATCGGCGTGGAATATAAGACCGATTCTTTTGCGTATCGATCCGGTTATCGTTACAATACGGGAGTGGTTCGATCCGAAGGGATGAGCGCTTTACAAGCGGGAATCATGGTTCAGCAACTAGCGACTCTCGGAATCAGTTTTCTCTCCGGAAACTGGAGTTTCGATTTTGCGGTGAACTATCTCTTTTCCAGAAAGATCGAAGCTTCTCAAGGAAACGATTGGGCGGTTTTGCATTCGGTGTTTAATGCGAACGACATCCGCGTTTTGAATTATACACAATCTTTGCAGTCCGATGTTCCGGCCCTTTTGTTCGGAGCTTCGTATCGATTTCAATGA
- a CDS encoding oxygenase MpaB family protein: MQNFTKYRTMTDPYADQIIEDYFRSGEQEKLKSLMLFNTLTKNFAPLPSELPEYFKDYFERTSRLPEWTDWKKIEIAERIFTSFGPQILMILCCKSLPMSYTCGNGAEVLVHTGRLVEQNGSTDKVYRRLMETTQFVVSVMQGGGLSAQGDGILVAQKVRLMHASIRHFIKQSGQWNLEWGEPINQEDMAGTLQAFSSLIVEGLSFSGISLSSDEKNAFIHLWRVVGHILGVLPELSPEKYEDAYAIGLSIFQEQRRSSEGGKILAKSLLDFMEYMLPGNLLDGVPLYFLQSYLGKENCLVLGLPWEEKEILGEILEKIMLDFDKTLSKNDHFQKLVSHFSSKLILGMDHFYYKGKKAKFEIPPSLKGNWGV, translated from the coding sequence ATGCAAAATTTTACAAAATACAGAACTATGACCGATCCTTACGCAGATCAGATCATAGAGGACTACTTTCGATCCGGAGAACAAGAAAAACTCAAAAGCTTAATGCTGTTCAATACGCTTACAAAAAACTTCGCCCCGCTCCCTTCCGAACTACCGGAGTATTTCAAAGATTACTTCGAGAGAACGAGTCGGTTACCGGAGTGGACCGACTGGAAAAAGATCGAAATTGCGGAAAGAATTTTCACTTCCTTTGGACCCCAGATTCTTATGATCCTTTGTTGTAAGTCCCTGCCTATGAGTTATACCTGCGGCAACGGGGCCGAAGTACTCGTTCATACCGGAAGATTGGTGGAACAGAACGGATCTACGGATAAGGTCTATCGTAGATTGATGGAAACGACTCAGTTCGTGGTTTCCGTCATGCAAGGAGGAGGTCTTTCTGCGCAAGGAGACGGAATCCTGGTCGCACAGAAAGTAAGACTCATGCACGCGTCCATTCGACATTTTATAAAACAATCGGGACAATGGAATTTAGAATGGGGAGAACCGATCAATCAAGAAGACATGGCTGGGACCTTACAAGCGTTTTCGAGTTTGATCGTAGAAGGATTGTCTTTCTCCGGAATCTCTCTTTCCTCCGATGAAAAGAATGCGTTCATTCATCTTTGGAGAGTTGTGGGACATATCTTAGGCGTTCTTCCGGAACTCTCTCCCGAAAAATATGAGGATGCCTATGCGATTGGCCTATCGATCTTTCAAGAACAGAGAAGATCTTCCGAAGGCGGGAAAATTCTTGCCAAATCGCTGTTAGATTTTATGGAATATATGCTACCTGGAAATTTATTGGACGGTGTTCCACTGTATTTTCTTCAGAGTTATCTAGGAAAGGAGAATTGTCTCGTTCTCGGATTACCTTGGGAAGAGAAGGAAATCTTAGGGGAGATTCTTGAAAAAATTATGTTAGATTTTGATAAGACTCTGAGCAAAAACGATCATTTTCAAAAACTTGTTTCCCATTTTTCATCCAAACTTATCCTCGGGATGGATCATTTTTACTATAAAGGTAAAAAGGCAAAATTCGAAATTCCCCCTTCTCTGAAGGGAAACTGGGGAGTATAA
- a CDS encoding trifunctional serine/threonine-protein kinase/ATP-binding protein/SpoIIE family protein phosphatase, translating into MSFRTESKSSSFRIRELLLEDHVSTVYRGVLEEESETKILRIQKERIREEDSFYFLNEYEIGKLVDNEQILKPQRLLRIQDKFCLVYENIESSLLGEHLKKVDFLPIQEFLQIAHSITENLIALHSKGILHNQISPNSFFYDPDSGKSKLAWLGSSSLLIGEKGTLAPLQISPTLLAYCSPERTGRMNRTVDFRSDGYSLGALFYQMLVGQPPFESNDPLEIIHSHIARMPVPLHKRKKEIPIQISNLVMKLLSKMPEERYFALETLSNDLKILFDSIRSGQSILEFFPASTEKKDKFRITEKLYGRDKEKKIIEDSIASIYAGVRASILIKGKSGTGKTSLVMDSIFSTEFNALRIFKGKFDEDKKEIPYYALRQILVELSNHLLTRSEYEIQSLRAAMRETLGENIHLLVQLIPEIRSLIGITPEPTEIPSQKDDQFLFIVILRFLSICFNRRSPALLVLDDIQWADPASIALIEFFSRQTDWEGILFVFICRNEEENSEFLDQFRNKLLSSEILLQEISLKPLDRRMIQNFVSDSLDLKSEDNEKLTDILYQKTNGNPFFLNQFFYTLYTESFIQYEKASGIWNLDWDQIIKKTVTENVLDLLTDEIKRLPEETQRFLQVAACIGGLFDLGTLSHYFQKTPEIIESGIRECIKQGIIIFQESQVSLYPILQILKNGTEEERMQDSIFEGITFRFSHDKINQVISESIASEDRAEIHKSLAMILIETDRNSPKQERIPEIANHLIRAQRLLGTKEEIDLFIRYILLAGNAAKLSAAFNTAYSLFSILKKKITEDSWVDRKEQAVQIYKSLAESAYFLSKTSEAENAVQVLLDHLDDRIEIADVRLMQLEVMNIKNDLEGAYKVGIKALQSMGEAFPERPGIAILLFEFLKMIFFQRGRSPEVLEKAKKNQDPYKIEVINILTNMLNYGKHFDSKLFVFLFLKLMNITLKEGNSSVSFFGYAGFGSLVFAITGNFRTSLRYWKLGERILEIYPSDRLKGRFLFGKNMLLDYFQNPFSKLVPLAEEAYQKSIQYGDYLWAAFSLISHSIYQLYHSENSERYREVLIKDSKRGENLNYEIIYVVLASSDYFIRSLAEPEKPSVIYKDQEVSIETFENQILIPCGNGTAFAWYAVLRGKESYLHGEWEEGLGTFSKFKEDLERSRTIFIYSEYRFYRSLLLIRSFENGKNISWLDRLFIRGSVSLFQTWAKVYPINFVTRYYILKAEYSRFKGDLKTAESFYEKSVSSLSKSENDLRKAIINEHAGFWEISRGKKQYGNYLLKIAQKQYRYWGASRKADLIQKDLDLFEDESDFLLHTREEALLDTILKSADNLDLRSVLKSSQSISGIIEQDELLRKMMRTIMENAGATRGFLILPRQNGLYVETGQDIEESENVLPEPLPLDAAGELLPVELVYYCYRSGQRTLLGNASKESLYSLNSYISKKQPKSLLCLPITKQGKILSILYLENRLTYGVFDEHRLEILEILSSQAAISLENAKLYEDITRLNSELEKKVESRTQELMQSLKIIRKDLLYSKKIQRSILPEHPVLAGILYSVSYQPMDEVGGDFYDLFELKPGLYRFFVADATGHGVQAALITMAIKSEYEHLKKLHKSPADLLKDLNFVILEKFKTLYLTCIVADINVKNHTLEYSSAGHPAQILLRDGQFELMHKTGAILGLKKDYEYYSEKIKIRTGDRIFLFTDGIYEQFNSIKNEYGETRFLQSIRSSDLSTPENQLARIQNDLDEFLQGSAIQDDLTLIIIEIL; encoded by the coding sequence ATGTCTTTTCGCACGGAATCGAAGTCTTCATCTTTCCGGATACGGGAATTGTTACTGGAAGACCATGTTTCCACCGTTTATCGAGGCGTTCTGGAGGAAGAATCCGAAACAAAAATCCTCCGGATTCAGAAGGAAAGAATTCGGGAAGAAGATTCGTTCTACTTTCTGAACGAATACGAAATCGGAAAATTAGTCGATAACGAACAGATTCTGAAACCGCAAAGGCTTCTAAGAATCCAGGACAAGTTTTGCCTTGTCTATGAAAATATCGAATCTTCCTTGTTAGGTGAACATCTCAAAAAGGTGGACTTTCTTCCGATTCAAGAGTTTCTTCAGATCGCACATTCGATCACTGAAAATCTAATCGCGCTTCATTCGAAGGGAATTCTCCACAATCAGATCAGCCCGAATTCCTTTTTTTACGATCCGGATTCTGGAAAATCAAAACTCGCCTGGCTCGGTTCTTCCTCGCTTCTCATCGGAGAAAAAGGAACGCTCGCGCCTCTTCAAATCTCTCCTACGTTACTCGCTTATTGTTCTCCGGAACGAACGGGAAGGATGAATCGGACCGTAGACTTTCGTTCGGACGGATATTCCTTAGGGGCACTTTTTTATCAGATGCTCGTAGGCCAACCTCCGTTCGAGTCAAACGATCCTCTCGAGATCATCCATTCTCATATAGCGAGAATGCCCGTTCCATTGCATAAACGAAAAAAGGAAATTCCGATTCAGATTTCGAATCTTGTTATGAAACTTCTTTCGAAAATGCCTGAAGAACGATACTTCGCTCTAGAAACGCTGTCCAACGATCTCAAAATATTATTCGACTCGATCCGTTCCGGTCAGAGCATCCTGGAATTTTTCCCGGCATCAACGGAAAAGAAGGATAAATTCCGAATCACCGAAAAATTATACGGAAGAGACAAAGAAAAAAAAATCATCGAAGATTCGATCGCATCGATCTACGCAGGCGTAAGAGCGTCGATTCTCATCAAAGGAAAATCCGGAACCGGAAAAACCTCCCTTGTGATGGACTCTATTTTTTCGACGGAATTCAATGCGTTGAGAATTTTCAAAGGAAAGTTCGACGAGGATAAAAAGGAAATCCCCTATTACGCACTCAGACAAATCCTTGTGGAACTTTCCAATCATCTCCTGACTCGGTCCGAATATGAAATCCAAAGTTTAAGAGCGGCCATGAGGGAAACGCTTGGAGAGAACATACATCTCCTCGTCCAACTCATCCCCGAAATTAGGAGCTTAATCGGGATCACACCGGAGCCTACGGAGATTCCGAGCCAAAAGGACGATCAATTCCTATTTATCGTGATTCTTCGATTTCTTTCGATTTGTTTTAATCGAAGAAGTCCCGCATTACTCGTGTTAGATGATATTCAATGGGCCGATCCGGCTTCCATTGCGCTGATCGAATTCTTCTCGAGACAAACGGATTGGGAGGGAATACTTTTCGTTTTTATCTGCAGAAACGAAGAGGAGAATTCGGAATTTCTCGATCAATTCAGGAACAAACTGCTCAGTTCTGAAATTTTGTTACAGGAGATTTCCTTAAAACCGCTCGATCGAAGGATGATTCAGAACTTCGTGTCCGATAGTTTAGATCTGAAGTCGGAAGACAACGAAAAGTTAACGGATATCCTTTATCAAAAGACGAACGGAAATCCATTCTTTCTCAATCAGTTTTTTTATACCTTGTATACGGAATCTTTTATTCAGTATGAGAAGGCCTCCGGCATCTGGAATTTGGATTGGGATCAAATCATAAAGAAAACGGTCACGGAAAATGTCCTAGATCTTCTCACAGATGAAATCAAAAGACTTCCCGAAGAAACTCAGAGATTCTTACAGGTCGCGGCTTGTATCGGAGGCCTTTTTGACCTAGGCACCCTCTCCCATTACTTTCAAAAGACGCCGGAAATTATCGAAAGCGGTATTCGAGAATGTATCAAACAAGGAATCATCATCTTTCAGGAATCCCAAGTTAGTCTGTATCCGATTCTTCAAATTTTAAAAAACGGAACCGAAGAAGAAAGAATGCAGGATTCTATATTTGAAGGAATCACATTCCGTTTTTCGCATGATAAGATCAATCAAGTGATCAGCGAATCGATCGCGTCCGAAGATCGGGCAGAAATCCATAAGAGTTTAGCGATGATTCTGATCGAGACGGATCGAAATTCTCCTAAACAGGAAAGGATTCCGGAAATAGCGAACCATTTGATTCGAGCTCAAAGACTCCTCGGAACAAAAGAGGAAATCGATCTTTTCATACGTTATATTCTTCTCGCCGGTAACGCGGCCAAACTTTCAGCGGCGTTTAACACCGCTTATTCGCTATTTTCGATTCTTAAAAAGAAAATCACGGAAGACTCCTGGGTAGATCGAAAAGAACAGGCCGTTCAAATCTATAAATCCCTCGCCGAATCCGCCTATTTCCTTTCCAAAACCTCCGAAGCGGAAAACGCCGTACAGGTTTTATTGGATCATCTCGACGATCGAATCGAAATCGCGGACGTTCGACTGATGCAATTGGAAGTCATGAACATCAAGAACGATTTGGAAGGCGCATACAAGGTCGGAATCAAGGCTCTTCAGTCCATGGGAGAAGCATTTCCGGAAAGACCTGGAATTGCGATTCTTCTTTTTGAATTTTTGAAGATGATCTTTTTTCAAAGAGGACGTAGTCCGGAAGTTTTAGAAAAAGCGAAGAAGAATCAAGATCCCTATAAGATCGAGGTGATCAACATTCTTACGAACATGTTGAATTATGGAAAACACTTCGATAGTAAACTTTTCGTTTTCTTATTTCTAAAACTGATGAACATCACTCTCAAAGAAGGAAACTCCTCCGTGAGTTTTTTCGGTTATGCCGGTTTCGGTTCGCTCGTATTCGCGATTACGGGTAACTTTCGGACTTCGCTTCGTTACTGGAAATTAGGAGAAAGAATTTTAGAGATATATCCTTCCGATCGTCTGAAAGGAAGATTTTTGTTCGGAAAGAACATGCTTCTCGATTATTTCCAGAATCCGTTTTCCAAACTTGTACCATTGGCGGAGGAGGCTTATCAAAAAAGTATCCAATACGGCGACTACCTCTGGGCGGCCTTCTCTTTAATCTCTCATTCGATCTATCAATTGTATCATTCCGAGAATTCGGAACGTTACCGCGAAGTCCTAATCAAAGATTCAAAACGAGGTGAGAACCTAAATTACGAAATTATCTACGTGGTACTCGCGAGTTCGGATTATTTTATTCGAAGTTTGGCCGAACCGGAAAAACCGAGCGTCATTTATAAGGATCAGGAAGTTTCCATCGAAACGTTCGAGAATCAGATTCTAATTCCTTGCGGAAACGGAACGGCCTTCGCTTGGTATGCTGTTTTACGGGGGAAAGAATCCTATCTTCACGGAGAATGGGAAGAAGGTCTGGGGACCTTTTCGAAATTCAAAGAGGATTTGGAACGTTCGAGAACGATCTTCATTTATTCCGAATATAGATTTTATCGGTCCTTACTTTTGATTCGTTCCTTTGAAAACGGAAAAAATATTTCCTGGCTCGATCGTTTATTTATAAGAGGGTCGGTTTCTCTTTTTCAAACCTGGGCCAAGGTTTATCCGATCAATTTTGTAACGAGATATTACATTCTAAAAGCGGAATATTCTAGATTTAAGGGTGATTTAAAGACAGCGGAATCATTTTATGAGAAGTCGGTTTCCTCCCTTTCCAAGTCCGAGAACGATCTAAGGAAAGCGATCATAAACGAACACGCCGGTTTCTGGGAAATTTCAAGAGGAAAAAAACAATACGGAAACTACCTCTTAAAGATCGCCCAAAAACAGTATCGTTATTGGGGCGCTTCGAGAAAAGCGGATCTGATTCAGAAAGACCTCGATCTTTTCGAAGACGAATCCGATTTTCTTTTGCATACCAGGGAAGAAGCCCTTCTCGATACGATTCTAAAATCCGCGGATAATCTGGATCTTAGGAGCGTTCTCAAATCCTCCCAATCCATTTCCGGAATCATAGAACAAGACGAACTCCTGAGAAAAATGATGAGGACCATCATGGAGAACGCAGGTGCGACACGCGGTTTTTTGATTCTTCCGAGACAAAACGGACTCTATGTTGAAACGGGACAGGACATAGAGGAATCGGAGAATGTCTTACCGGAACCCTTACCCTTGGATGCGGCCGGGGAACTTCTTCCGGTTGAACTCGTCTATTATTGTTATCGTTCCGGACAGAGGACTCTTTTAGGAAACGCTTCGAAAGAATCCTTGTATTCCCTTAATTCTTACATCTCTAAAAAACAACCCAAGTCTCTTCTTTGTCTTCCGATCACAAAACAGGGAAAAATTCTTAGCATATTGTATCTGGAGAATCGACTCACCTACGGGGTGTTTGACGAGCACAGATTGGAGATTCTTGAGATTCTTTCCTCACAGGCCGCTATTTCATTGGAGAATGCGAAACTTTATGAGGACATCACTCGACTGAATTCGGAACTGGAAAAAAAGGTGGAATCAAGAACCCAAGAGTTGATGCAATCCTTGAAAATCATTCGGAAGGATCTTCTGTATTCCAAAAAAATCCAAAGAAGTATTCTTCCGGAACATCCCGTGCTCGCAGGAATTCTTTATTCCGTTTCTTATCAACCGATGGACGAAGTGGGCGGAGACTTTTACGATCTTTTCGAACTCAAACCGGGTCTCTACCGTTTTTTCGTCGCGGACGCGACGGGGCATGGTGTTCAGGCCGCCTTGATCACGATGGCGATCAAGAGCGAGTATGAACATTTGAAAAAACTCCACAAGTCTCCCGCGGATCTTCTGAAAGACTTGAATTTTGTCATTTTAGAAAAGTTTAAAACACTCTATCTTACTTGTATCGTCGCCGATATCAACGTGAAGAATCATACTTTAGAATATTCTTCCGCGGGTCATCCGGCTCAAATCCTTTTGAGAGATGGGCAATTCGAATTGATGCACAAAACCGGCGCGATCTTAGGATTAAAAAAAGACTACGAGTATTATTCCGAAAAGATCAAGATCCGGACGGGAGATCGAATTTTTCTTTTTACGGACGGAATCTACGAACAATTCAACTCGATCAAAAACGAATACGGAGAAACGCGCTTTTTGCAATCGATCCGATCTTCCGATCTTTCCACGCCGGAAAACCAACTTGCGAGAATACAAAACGACCTAGACGAGTTCTTGCAAGGATCGGCGATCCAAGACGATCTTACTCTGATCATCATCGAAATTCTCTAA
- the pdxH gene encoding pyridoxamine 5'-phosphate oxidase produces the protein MTSKIADIRNSYTLSSLDIVDTGDDPIVFFQKWFQEAVLSEVFEVNAMTLATATKDGRPDARTVLLKGISEDSFLFYTNYESRKGKELEENPRACLVFFWSELERQIRIEGSVKKVSREESEEYFHSRPRESQIGAHSSPQSQLIPDRKFLEERFQRFTTQFEGKEVDLPDHWGGYSVIPERIEFWQGRASRLHDRIVFEKNPDSSWRKFRVAP, from the coding sequence ATGACTTCAAAAATCGCGGACATTCGAAACAGCTACACCCTTTCTTCTTTGGACATCGTCGATACGGGGGACGATCCGATCGTATTCTTTCAAAAATGGTTTCAAGAAGCGGTCTTATCCGAGGTTTTCGAAGTCAATGCGATGACCTTAGCCACCGCGACCAAAGACGGAAGACCGGACGCAAGGACCGTCCTTTTAAAAGGAATCAGCGAAGATTCCTTTCTATTCTATACGAATTATGAAAGTAGAAAGGGAAAAGAGTTGGAAGAGAATCCGAGAGCCTGTCTCGTATTTTTTTGGTCCGAACTCGAACGTCAGATACGAATCGAAGGAAGCGTAAAAAAAGTATCGAGAGAAGAATCGGAAGAATACTTTCATTCGAGACCGAGGGAATCTCAGATCGGCGCGCATTCTTCGCCTCAGAGTCAGTTGATTCCGGATCGGAAATTTTTAGAGGAACGATTCCAAAGATTCACAACGCAATTCGAGGGAAAGGAAGTGGATCTTCCCGATCATTGGGGCGGTTATTCGGTAATCCCGGAAAGAATTGAATTCTGGCAGGGAAGAGCCAGCAGACTTCACGATCGAATCGTCTTTGAGAAGAATCCGGATTCTTCTTGGAGGAAGTTTAGAGTCGCCCCTTGA